The Oceanotoga teriensis genome has a window encoding:
- a CDS encoding cobalamin biosynthesis protein → MKICLISIRKIKIPRFFNELNIFEIKKGSLKEKIKMAFDFFDSIIFIGSSGIVVRMISDFLKDKTTDPSIFVYDEKFKNLTLLCGSHMAGGHRIGELLSINSNSNFVYTTSTDINGLTGLDLFCRDNNLFVEKKHILYINNYILNNQYLPVSKDFKNFYIPKNFKISENPIIYLDREDKNISLFSKKYTLGIGFHKNTDFKTLNKEFHETVPKYFLNRINNVASIEKKWNTKTFHRFLRLNNIYNSNSFTSNSLNKAARFLNIKGNEYVKRATNAIAVSEPSAFLGSFNGNKVFEGKNNNSKFVIYEISAPLWRLNNYKIEEVPEVFYE, encoded by the coding sequence ATGAAAATTTGCTTAATTTCGATAAGAAAAATAAAAATACCAAGATTTTTCAATGAATTAAATATATTTGAAATAAAAAAAGGCTCTTTAAAAGAAAAAATAAAGATGGCTTTTGATTTCTTCGATTCAATAATATTCATAGGAAGTTCTGGTATTGTTGTAAGAATGATTTCTGATTTTTTAAAAGATAAAACAACTGATCCTTCAATATTTGTATATGATGAAAAATTTAAAAATTTAACTTTATTATGTGGTTCACATATGGCAGGTGGTCATAGAATTGGAGAACTTTTATCAATTAATTCTAATTCAAATTTTGTTTATACCACCTCAACAGATATAAACGGATTAACTGGTTTAGATTTATTTTGCAGAGATAATAATCTTTTTGTAGAAAAAAAACATATATTATATATAAATAATTATATTTTAAATAATCAATATTTGCCTGTTAGCAAAGATTTTAAAAATTTTTATATACCAAAAAATTTCAAGATTTCTGAAAATCCTATTATCTATTTAGATAGAGAAGATAAAAATATTTCTTTATTTTCAAAAAAGTATACTCTTGGAATCGGGTTTCATAAAAATACTGATTTTAAAACATTAAATAAAGAATTTCATGAGACAGTACCAAAATATTTTTTAAATAGAATAAATAATGTTGCTTCAATAGAAAAAAAATGGAATACAAAAACTTTTCATAGATTTTTAAGATTAAATAATATTTATAATTCCAATTCTTTTACATCGAATTCTTTAAATAAGGCTGCAAGATTCCTAAATATAAAGGGGAATGAATATGTAAAAAGAGCTACAAATGCAATAGCAGTATCAGAACCATCTGCCTTTTTAGGCTCTTTTAATGGAAATAAAGTTTTTGAAGGCAAAAATAATAATTCGAAATTTGTTATATATGAAATTTCAGCTCCTTTGTGGAGATTGAATAATTATAAAATTGAAGAAGTTCCGGAGGTTTTTTATGAATAA
- a CDS encoding ABC transporter substrate-binding protein: MKKFSILFIFLLITLLSFAYPYTFTDDSGNVIKVDKPFKRIISLYGGHTENIFYMEAKDSLIAVSTSEAFPPNFKNLPAISYKEDVEKFISLNPDLVLIRPMIYRRYGDLVEKLEAFGITVVSLQPETFDDVFPYWEKLGILTGKIDESKALIKEFELKVNKLPKIEQNDLTEIFFESIHKNFKTTANGSIADYVLKRSGLFNVADEAIQVVEGSTISEFSKEQLIENGDKVEYYIAQKGAMNKISKDIIKNESGFNAIKAVRNDNIIIIDEKIISRPTPRVYYSIVEFYKLIHNDYLTSNHYLYNDEKVSKISFSTIAIDFLMIPFKTPEYFKKEINKDGHLFGDFSDINYRDIQHLYAETAFYNDIVDSKSNKFEPNSILSSNDINSYLSRILNETVNENIVTNKDLIDFLRK; encoded by the coding sequence ATGAAAAAATTTAGTATTTTGTTTATCTTTTTATTGATCACACTTTTATCATTTGCATATCCATATACATTTACAGATGATTCTGGAAATGTAATAAAGGTTGATAAACCTTTTAAAAGAATAATTTCATTGTATGGAGGTCATACAGAAAACATATTTTATATGGAAGCAAAGGATTCTTTAATAGCTGTATCAACTAGTGAAGCTTTTCCACCAAATTTTAAAAATCTTCCAGCAATAAGTTATAAAGAAGATGTTGAAAAATTTATCTCTTTAAATCCAGATCTTGTATTAATAAGACCTATGATTTATAGAAGATATGGTGATTTAGTTGAAAAATTAGAAGCTTTTGGAATTACAGTTGTTTCATTACAGCCTGAAACATTTGATGATGTATTTCCTTATTGGGAAAAACTTGGAATTTTAACTGGTAAAATAGATGAATCAAAAGCTTTAATAAAAGAATTTGAATTAAAAGTAAATAAACTACCAAAAATAGAACAAAATGATTTAACTGAGATATTTTTTGAATCTATACATAAAAATTTTAAAACAACTGCAAATGGTTCAATTGCCGATTATGTTTTAAAAAGATCTGGTCTTTTTAATGTAGCTGATGAAGCTATTCAAGTAGTTGAAGGCTCTACTATATCTGAATTCTCAAAAGAACAATTAATTGAAAATGGAGATAAAGTAGAATATTATATCGCTCAAAAAGGAGCTATGAATAAAATAAGTAAAGATATAATAAAAAATGAATCTGGTTTTAATGCTATTAAAGCAGTCAGAAATGATAATATAATAATAATAGATGAAAAAATAATTTCAAGACCTACTCCAAGAGTTTATTATTCTATTGTTGAATTTTATAAATTGATTCATAATGATTATTTAACTTCAAATCATTATTTATATAATGATGAAAAAGTATCTAAAATATCTTTTTCAACTATTGCTATAGATTTTTTAATGATTCCTTTTAAAACTCCTGAATATTTCAAAAAAGAAATCAATAAAGATGGTCATTTATTTGGAGATTTCTCTGATATAAACTACAGAGATATTCAGCATTTATATGCTGAAACTGCTTTTTATAATGATATTGTTGATAGTAAATCAAATAAATTCGAACCTAATTCAATTTTATCTTCAAATGATATTAATTCTTATTTGAGCAGAATTTTAAATGAAACTGTTAATGAAAATATAGTTACAAATAAAGATCTTATAGATTTTTTAAGAAAGTGA
- a CDS encoding precorrin-6A/cobalt-precorrin-6A reductase, giving the protein MRIGIIGGTSESKELANFLYDKNIKFNIHFKNIYSKFNNNTINSRINSIRFFNNKIIVKTDKTYFYDLLIDMSHPFAKNIKKLYINLPKNKVLRFSRGSSNFDKKYYGYDTMTMNIIKKHTKILSLMGYKGTTEIIKSLNKISDINNFLIVSRSIEKINYGINFNFEPSKIFDIEWFEEIIKKYDISCVLIKDSGSQSKTKEKIEFFLSKNIEIFLLSYKENTNKKIFYDMEKLKKYIMKKVNFIEKI; this is encoded by the coding sequence ATGAGAATAGGAATAATTGGAGGCACTTCTGAATCAAAAGAATTGGCAAATTTTTTATATGATAAAAATATCAAATTCAATATACATTTCAAAAATATATATTCAAAATTTAATAATAATACTATTAATTCAAGAATTAATAGTATAAGATTTTTTAATAATAAAATTATTGTAAAAACTGATAAAACTTATTTCTATGATCTTTTGATAGATATGTCTCATCCATTTGCAAAAAATATAAAAAAATTATATATAAATTTACCTAAAAATAAAGTTTTAAGATTTTCCAGAGGATCTTCAAACTTTGATAAAAAATATTATGGTTATGACACTATGACAATGAACATAATAAAAAAACATACTAAAATCCTAAGTTTAATGGGTTATAAAGGAACAACTGAAATAATTAAAAGTTTAAATAAAATTTCTGATATTAATAACTTTTTAATAGTCAGTAGAAGTATTGAAAAAATTAATTATGGTATAAACTTTAATTTTGAACCTTCTAAAATATTCGATATTGAATGGTTTGAAGAAATAATTAAAAAATATGATATTTCATGTGTTTTAATAAAAGATTCTGGTTCTCAATCAAAAACAAAAGAAAAAATTGAATTTTTTCTTTCTAAAAATATTGAAATATTTCTTTTATCATATAAAGAAAACACAAATAAAAAAATTTTCTATGATATGGAAAAATTAAAAAAATATATTATGAAAAAGGTGAATTTTATTGAAAAAATATAA
- a CDS encoding precorrin-3B C(17)-methyltransferase — translation MNNKLFIVGIGPNNIEFMTKKSIEILNNSDIIVGYSKYVERIKNDFKHAEYICTGMRTETERVIKALELSESGKKVSLISSGDSGVYGMASLALELSKNYKVDIEIIPGITVANSAASIIGSPLTLDYAVISLSDILVDWQTIVKRLECFAESGVSTVIYNPKSKTRDWQLKKAFDIFKNIRNNFYVCVVKNAFMDSQQILISHCDNYDWIDSVDMMSVVYFCDEKTIKINEKLVVPRGYVK, via the coding sequence ATGAATAATAAATTATTTATAGTAGGTATAGGACCAAATAATATAGAATTTATGACAAAGAAATCTATTGAAATATTAAATAATTCTGACATAATTGTGGGTTATTCAAAATATGTAGAAAGAATTAAAAATGATTTTAAACATGCTGAATATATTTGTACTGGTATGCGAACAGAAACTGAAAGAGTAATTAAAGCTTTAGAACTTTCTGAATCCGGTAAAAAAGTTAGTCTTATATCAAGTGGTGATTCTGGAGTTTATGGAATGGCTTCTTTAGCTTTAGAACTTTCAAAAAATTATAAAGTTGATATAGAAATTATTCCTGGAATTACAGTTGCTAATTCAGCTGCATCTATAATAGGCTCACCTTTAACTTTAGATTATGCAGTGATAAGTTTAAGTGATATATTAGTAGATTGGCAAACTATAGTTAAAAGGCTTGAATGTTTTGCTGAAAGCGGTGTTTCTACTGTAATTTATAATCCTAAAAGTAAAACAAGAGATTGGCAATTAAAAAAAGCTTTTGATATATTCAAGAATATAAGAAATAATTTTTATGTATGTGTAGTAAAAAATGCCTTTATGGATTCACAACAGATATTAATAAGTCATTGTGACAATTATGATTGGATAGATTCAGTTGATATGATGAGTGTTGTATATTTTTGTGACGAAAAAACTATTAAAATAAATGAAAAATTAGTTGTCCCAAGAGGCTATGTTAAATGA
- a CDS encoding SAM-dependent methyltransferase: MSKIIYILGTQINKIENLTQKQLEIIKKADFFAGFNFSLGMSKELNPNAKYHVMDIYSSLKDENVIDLISQMKTFKTSVLMVSGNPLMFSYSKRIMDKLSKNEYEVLISPSSINYLCQKAKYPMNSVRYISGHNSHNLRKTYNDVLKTLNDNHQIAYFVKNKKDYDSLFNILKNIKVDIVAGFELGTKNEEIFEFKSNMPIDFKKGRWILLLIPQENDFINLFPKNSDLSTKNIPVSREWSRFILLNTLNRKQKHDVIWDLGAGSGATSLFISSFFNRDCLIYAFEKDYDRFESLKLNTNLNPEIEAINKDFIDILDEYESPDIVHLGGGINLEALNKITSKMKKNSLLISSVTTLESLNMILSIENFNFEYDMYTKFSNNKLGEKSAFKGEHVFYCIRGEKND; the protein is encoded by the coding sequence ATGAGCAAAATTATTTATATTTTAGGAACACAGATCAATAAAATTGAAAATTTAACTCAAAAACAACTCGAAATAATAAAAAAAGCCGATTTTTTTGCTGGTTTTAATTTTTCTTTGGGTATGTCTAAGGAATTAAATCCAAATGCAAAATATCATGTAATGGATATATATAGTTCATTAAAAGATGAAAATGTAATTGACTTAATATCTCAGATGAAAACATTTAAAACTTCTGTTTTAATGGTTTCTGGAAACCCTTTAATGTTTTCATATTCAAAAAGAATTATGGATAAACTTTCAAAAAATGAATATGAAGTTTTAATTTCACCATCTTCAATAAATTATTTATGCCAAAAGGCTAAATATCCTATGAATAGTGTTCGCTATATAAGTGGTCATAATTCACATAATCTTCGAAAAACTTATAATGATGTCCTTAAAACATTGAATGATAATCATCAAATTGCATATTTTGTAAAAAATAAAAAAGATTATGATTCTTTATTTAATATATTAAAAAATATAAAAGTAGACATAGTAGCTGGATTTGAACTCGGTACAAAAAATGAAGAAATATTTGAGTTTAAATCAAATATGCCTATAGATTTCAAAAAAGGACGTTGGATTCTTCTTCTAATACCTCAAGAAAATGATTTTATAAATTTATTTCCTAAAAATTCAGATCTTTCAACTAAAAATATTCCAGTTTCAAGAGAATGGAGTAGATTTATTTTATTGAATACTTTAAATAGAAAACAAAAACATGATGTAATTTGGGATTTAGGAGCTGGTAGCGGAGCAACATCTTTATTCATTTCTTCTTTTTTTAATAGAGATTGTTTAATATATGCATTTGAAAAAGATTATGATAGATTTGAAAGTTTAAAATTGAATACAAACCTTAATCCTGAAATAGAAGCAATAAATAAAGATTTTATAGATATCTTAGATGAATACGAATCTCCAGACATAGTTCATTTAGGTGGAGGAATAAATTTAGAAGCTTTAAATAAAATAACATCTAAAATGAAAAAGAATAGTCTATTAATTTCTTCTGTAACTACTTTAGAAAGTTTAAATATGATACTTTCTATAGAAAATTTTAACTTTGAGTATGATATGTATACAAAATTTTCGAATAACAAATTAGGTGAAAAATCTGCCTTTAAAGGCGAACATGTATTTTACTGTATAAGAGGTGAAAAAAATGATTAA
- a CDS encoding FecCD family ABC transporter permease: MKKYNISYLILFLLLFISIVFYTSKGFIEIPFFTTIKMIFSEISNNSLKDEFMKFWYVIFEVRIPRILTSTIAGAALGLSGLIFQAVLLNPLADPYILGVSSGASFGAALALLFNIQIFGLFTISFFSFMFAILSLILTLCISYTNKKITKTSLILSGIIVNSFFSAGLSFMKYLADEEVGSIVFWLMGSFTSKSWDDFIMISSVFFPTLIIIYFFADKMNILSLGDRNAKNLGINTTLIRVFLLIIASLLSAIVVSRTGIIGFVGLIIPHICRFIWGSDNKKLIFYTPLVGALLLSFADNFIRIILPVELPIGILTSLTGAPFFVFVMRKKIRRHS; the protein is encoded by the coding sequence TTGAAAAAATATAATATATCTTATTTAATATTATTTTTACTTCTTTTTATAAGTATTGTTTTTTATACTTCAAAAGGATTTATTGAAATACCATTTTTTACAACTATAAAAATGATTTTTTCTGAAATATCTAATAATTCTTTAAAAGATGAATTCATGAAATTTTGGTATGTTATTTTTGAAGTTAGAATACCAAGAATATTGACTTCTACAATAGCAGGTGCAGCTTTAGGTTTATCTGGATTAATATTTCAAGCTGTTTTATTGAATCCTCTCGCAGATCCTTATATATTAGGAGTATCATCAGGAGCTTCATTTGGAGCAGCTTTAGCTTTATTATTTAATATTCAAATTTTTGGTCTTTTTACAATATCTTTCTTTTCCTTTATGTTTGCAATTTTAAGTTTAATATTAACTCTATGTATATCATATACAAATAAAAAAATAACTAAAACATCATTAATATTATCTGGAATAATTGTCAATTCATTTTTTTCTGCCGGCTTGAGTTTTATGAAATATTTGGCTGATGAAGAAGTTGGCTCAATAGTATTTTGGTTGATGGGATCTTTTACTTCAAAATCATGGGATGATTTTATAATGATTTCTTCAGTATTTTTTCCAACTTTAATAATTATATATTTTTTTGCAGATAAGATGAATATTCTATCTCTTGGAGACAGAAATGCAAAGAATTTAGGAATAAATACAACTTTAATAAGAGTTTTTTTGCTCATCATAGCTTCTTTATTGAGTGCTATTGTAGTTTCAAGGACAGGCATAATTGGTTTTGTTGGTTTGATAATACCACATATATGTAGATTTATATGGGGTTCTGATAATAAAAAATTGATTTTTTATACCCCTTTAGTGGGAGCTTTATTATTATCATTTGCTGATAATTTTATAAGAATAATTCTTCCTGTAGAATTGCCTATTGGAATTTTAACTTCTCTAACTGGAGCACCTTTCTTTGTTTTCGTTATGAGAAAGAAAATAAGGAGGCATTCTTAA
- a CDS encoding cobyrinate a,c-diamide synthase: MRKIKSFFITSLFTGSGKTTFTMGLLNLLKKDVISFKTGPDFIDPILHMKITGKKSYNLDSFFLDKDRLNNHFYGICKENKNENIVIEGAMGLLDGVRKNEASSDDIASKLELPVTLLIESYPSIHTIGPIINGIKNSARSNIKSIIITKSKSEKMFNLQKKSIIEETGIKNVFRFPKSDLLNIKDRHLGLNIHEDDFLKVAENASKLIRDNIDINILSHQINLNYDSEKIFNKNKLDYKNKKIAISKDEAFNFLYEDNLKYFEDKGLEILYFSPLNDKEIPDADFYYFTGGYPELFLKKLSKNKSMLRSVNKICNSEKPVIAECGGFMYLSKSINNYKMVGFFDCDSYMQNRMFKTFGYQNIKLNDFEIKGHEFHYSDMNYNEEINAFNIIMESSKNTFKSGILKNKTLGSYSHLYFKSSSKEELLWEFL; this comes from the coding sequence ATGAGAAAAATTAAATCATTTTTTATTACATCTTTATTTACTGGTTCTGGAAAAACAACTTTTACTATGGGATTATTAAACCTTTTGAAAAAAGATGTTATTTCATTTAAAACAGGACCAGATTTTATAGATCCTATTTTACACATGAAAATAACTGGTAAAAAAAGTTATAATTTAGATTCTTTTTTCTTAGATAAAGATAGATTAAATAATCATTTTTATGGAATATGTAAAGAAAATAAAAATGAAAATATTGTTATAGAGGGAGCAATGGGTCTTCTCGATGGGGTAAGAAAAAATGAGGCTTCTTCTGATGATATAGCTTCAAAATTAGAATTACCAGTAACATTATTGATAGAAAGTTATCCTTCTATTCATACTATTGGGCCAATAATAAATGGAATTAAAAATTCAGCTCGTTCAAATATTAAAAGTATAATAATAACAAAAAGCAAATCAGAGAAGATGTTTAATTTACAGAAAAAAAGTATAATTGAAGAAACTGGAATTAAAAATGTTTTTAGATTTCCTAAATCTGATTTATTAAATATTAAAGATAGACATCTTGGTTTAAATATACATGAAGATGATTTTTTGAAAGTTGCTGAAAATGCTTCTAAATTGATACGAGACAATATAGATATCAATATTTTATCTCATCAAATAAACTTAAATTATGATTCTGAAAAAATTTTTAATAAAAATAAACTCGATTATAAAAATAAAAAAATAGCAATTTCAAAAGATGAAGCTTTTAATTTTTTATATGAAGATAATTTGAAATATTTTGAAGATAAAGGTTTAGAAATACTTTATTTTTCACCTTTAAATGATAAAGAAATTCCAGATGCTGATTTCTATTATTTTACAGGCGGATATCCAGAATTATTTTTAAAAAAATTATCAAAAAATAAATCGATGTTAAGATCTGTAAATAAAATTTGCAATTCAGAAAAACCAGTAATTGCTGAATGTGGTGGTTTTATGTACTTGAGCAAATCTATAAATAATTATAAAATGGTTGGATTTTTTGATTGTGATAGTTATATGCAAAATAGAATGTTTAAAACTTTTGGATATCAAAATATAAAACTAAATGATTTTGAAATAAAGGGTCATGAATTCCATTATAGCGATATGAATTATAATGAAGAAATAAATGCTTTTAATATAATCATGGAATCATCTAAAAATACTTTTAAAAGTGGAATATTGAAAAATAAAACATTGGGAAGTTATTCTCATTTATATTTTAAATCTTCTTCAAAGGAGGAACTTTTATGGGAATTCCTATAA
- a CDS encoding cobalt-precorrin-4/precorrin-4 C(11)-methyltransferase has protein sequence MINFIGAGPGSVDFLTVKGFNLIKKSDVLLYAGSTVSNEVLDLVDHVNIFNSASMTLEDIKFIFNKFKDSNIARVHSGDTAIYSAIDEEINAVKELGLDYQVIPGISAYSYFASKLAIELTSPEIVQSIVITRLEGRTKVPENIENFLKEQPSCAIYLSGSKPYEVLNLLKKYYTEDAYLAIGHKLSREDERIELKQLKDWNDIDFPSLLTLFMVFKKENIKSKLYDKKFSHGCRTEIES, from the coding sequence ATGATTAATTTTATTGGTGCTGGTCCTGGAAGTGTAGATTTTTTAACTGTGAAAGGATTTAATTTAATAAAAAAATCAGATGTTTTGTTATATGCTGGTTCTACAGTATCCAATGAAGTATTAGATTTAGTTGATCATGTAAATATATTTAACAGTGCTTCTATGACATTAGAAGATATAAAATTTATATTCAATAAGTTTAAAGACAGCAATATAGCAAGAGTTCATTCAGGAGATACAGCTATTTATTCAGCAATAGATGAAGAAATAAATGCTGTTAAAGAATTAGGATTAGATTATCAAGTTATTCCAGGAATAAGTGCTTATTCTTATTTTGCATCTAAATTAGCTATAGAATTAACTTCACCTGAAATAGTTCAATCAATAGTTATAACAAGATTAGAGGGCAGAACAAAAGTTCCTGAAAATATTGAAAATTTTTTAAAAGAACAACCTTCATGTGCAATATATCTTTCTGGTTCAAAACCATATGAAGTACTAAATTTATTGAAAAAATATTATACAGAAGATGCTTATCTTGCGATTGGTCATAAACTTTCAAGAGAGGATGAAAGAATAGAATTAAAACAATTAAAAGATTGGAATGATATAGATTTTCCTTCCCTTTTAACACTTTTTATGGTTTTTAAAAAAGAAAATATAAAGTCCAAATTATATGATAAAAAATTTTCTCATGGTTGTAGAACAGAGATAGAGTCATGA
- the cbiD gene encoding cobalt-precorrin-5B (C(1))-methyltransferase CbiD, translated as MEWYVNVNGKKLKRGFTTGTAATAALKASVLFNKYNIKPDNVNIELPNGELINIPIYKYEIISGLKYAFVKKDAGDDADITNQCLIYCSFKYENLNNIIFDSYEGVGKITKDGLDISKGEFAINPIPREMMKKVLNEENIKNGRVIVNVKNGEILAKKTLNENLGIIDGISILGTTGIVEPMNENAWKESLIPHISIVSKQFDTITLLLGGKGLSIYKKYSFFKEDYILCGNHIGYSIEKSLEMGIKKIHILGSFQKLIKLAGLNLNTDSRYTDSKNELLALLYILFTEKYDKEVIDKILNLKTIYNFLDILKNNDINIKKFFIFVSEYISHKLSNKFNAEFVISLCDKTQIISHRGDEQNYLYFRNTDQ; from the coding sequence ATGGAATGGTATGTAAATGTAAATGGTAAAAAATTAAAACGTGGTTTCACAACTGGCACTGCAGCCACTGCGGCTTTAAAAGCCTCTGTTCTTTTTAATAAGTATAATATAAAACCAGACAATGTAAATATAGAATTACCTAATGGAGAATTAATAAATATTCCAATATATAAATATGAAATTATTTCAGGTTTAAAATATGCTTTTGTAAAGAAAGATGCCGGTGATGATGCCGATATAACAAATCAATGTTTGATTTATTGTTCCTTTAAATATGAAAATTTAAATAATATAATTTTTGATTCTTATGAAGGAGTAGGAAAGATCACCAAAGATGGACTCGATATAAGCAAAGGAGAATTTGCTATTAATCCAATTCCTCGTGAGATGATGAAAAAAGTTTTAAATGAAGAGAATATTAAGAATGGCAGAGTTATAGTAAATGTAAAAAATGGTGAGATTCTCGCAAAAAAAACCTTAAACGAAAATCTTGGCATAATTGATGGAATATCCATTTTAGGAACTACTGGAATTGTTGAACCTATGAATGAAAACGCATGGAAAGAATCTTTGATCCCTCATATTAGCATTGTTTCAAAACAATTCGATACAATTACTTTATTATTAGGTGGAAAAGGGCTTTCAATATATAAAAAATATTCTTTTTTTAAAGAGGATTATATATTATGTGGAAATCATATCGGTTATTCTATAGAAAAATCATTGGAAATGGGTATTAAAAAAATACATATACTTGGTAGTTTTCAAAAATTAATAAAACTTGCCGGTTTAAATCTTAATACAGACAGTAGGTATACAGATTCAAAAAATGAATTATTAGCCCTTTTATATATTTTGTTTACTGAAAAATATGACAAAGAGGTCATTGACAAAATACTTAATTTAAAAACTATTTATAATTTTTTGGATATTTTAAAGAATAATGATATAAATATCAAAAAATTTTTTATATTTGTGTCTGAATATATATCCCATAAATTAAGTAATAAATTCAATGCCGAATTTGTTATTTCTTTATGTGATAAAACTCAGATAATTTCACATAGAGGAGATGAGCAAAATTATTTATATTTTAGGAACACAGATCAATAA
- a CDS encoding ABC transporter ATP-binding protein, translating to MILETVNLNYSINEHEILKNVNLCFEEGKFYGILGPNGAGKSTFIDIISAIKNNYKGKVFLNGKNIKELHLKEVAKMISLVPQNFYLDFPFSIKEILLMGRHPHKKFLKGYSEEDYLMVDKIYNKFNFNLLNNNSVMELSGGEKQRVFFAKALVQDTPIVLLDESTSNLDIYYTHMLLKDMKNLVKTQNKTVISIFHDINCAINYCDELIFMKNGQIITKGPLSETINEDNLFNLYNMNFKIFKNKNKIISIIPEEENLYEKI from the coding sequence ATGATACTCGAAACAGTGAATCTAAATTATTCAATAAATGAACATGAAATATTAAAAAATGTGAATTTATGTTTTGAAGAAGGAAAATTTTATGGAATACTTGGCCCTAATGGTGCGGGTAAAAGTACTTTTATAGATATAATTTCGGCAATTAAAAATAATTATAAAGGTAAAGTTTTTTTAAACGGGAAAAATATAAAAGAATTACATTTAAAAGAAGTTGCCAAAATGATTTCATTAGTTCCACAAAATTTTTATCTTGATTTTCCTTTTTCAATAAAAGAAATACTTTTGATGGGACGTCATCCACACAAAAAATTTTTAAAAGGATATTCTGAAGAAGATTATTTAATGGTTGATAAAATATATAACAAATTTAATTTTAACCTTTTAAACAATAATTCAGTTATGGAATTAAGTGGAGGAGAAAAGCAAAGAGTATTTTTTGCAAAAGCACTTGTTCAAGATACTCCAATAGTACTTTTAGATGAATCCACTTCAAATCTTGATATTTATTATACTCATATGCTTTTAAAAGATATGAAAAATTTAGTTAAAACTCAAAATAAAACTGTAATTTCTATATTTCATGATATTAACTGTGCAATAAATTATTGCGATGAATTAATATTTATGAAAAATGGTCAAATAATAACAAAAGGACCTTTATCAGAAACGATAAATGAGGATAATCTTTTTAATTTATATAATATGAATTTTAAAATATTTAAAAACAAAAATAAAATAATTTCCATTATACCAGAGGAGGAAAATTTATATGAAAAAATTTAG